Proteins from a single region of Allocatelliglobosispora scoriae:
- a CDS encoding M16 family metallopeptidase has product MTSNSAQALGGTVERTVLPSGLRIITEEIPAMRSVSFGIWVNVGSRDETPALGGASHFLEHLLFKGTNKRSALEISSQIEAVGGETNAFTTKEYTCYYARVLDEDLPLAIDVVCDAVADSILEPSDVETERGVILEEIAMTEDEPGDEVHDLHMAALYGGHPLGRLISGTTETITPMTQQQINSFYRRYYKPPVMVVAAAGRLTHAEVVRLVTEAIAGTPLSAGTAAPAPPRPTSRRVPVLEPVTVVREKDTEQAHLVLGGLAIGRRDERRFAVGILNNVLGGGMSSRLFQEIREKRGLAYSVYSYTAQYAETGTFGVYAGCAPGKVAEVLSIVRAELDTAARGGITADELRRGKGMLKGSLVLGLEDTGSRMTRLGKGELLFGDVLSVDDLLARIDSVTLDEVAEIAVEMLTAPMSLAVVGAFPSDTVF; this is encoded by the coding sequence GTGACGAGTAATTCAGCACAAGCCCTGGGGGGGACGGTCGAGCGGACCGTCCTCCCCAGCGGTTTGCGCATCATCACCGAGGAGATCCCTGCCATGCGCAGCGTCTCCTTCGGCATCTGGGTCAACGTCGGTTCGCGCGACGAGACGCCCGCCCTCGGCGGCGCGTCGCACTTCCTGGAGCACCTGCTCTTCAAGGGCACGAACAAGCGCTCCGCGCTGGAGATCTCCTCGCAGATCGAGGCGGTCGGCGGCGAGACCAACGCCTTCACCACCAAGGAGTACACCTGCTATTACGCGCGGGTGCTCGACGAGGATCTGCCGCTCGCGATCGATGTCGTCTGCGACGCGGTCGCCGACTCGATCCTCGAACCCTCCGATGTGGAGACCGAGCGCGGCGTCATCCTCGAAGAGATCGCGATGACCGAGGACGAGCCCGGCGACGAGGTCCATGACCTGCACATGGCCGCGCTCTACGGCGGCCATCCGCTGGGCCGGCTCATCTCGGGCACCACCGAGACGATCACGCCGATGACCCAACAGCAGATCAACAGCTTCTACCGGCGGTATTACAAGCCGCCGGTCATGGTCGTGGCTGCGGCCGGTCGCCTCACTCACGCCGAGGTCGTGCGCCTGGTCACCGAAGCCATCGCGGGTACGCCGTTGTCAGCCGGCACCGCCGCGCCCGCACCGCCGCGCCCGACGAGCCGCCGGGTTCCCGTCCTCGAGCCCGTGACCGTCGTGCGGGAGAAGGACACCGAGCAGGCCCACCTGGTCCTCGGCGGCCTGGCGATCGGACGGCGGGACGAGCGGCGTTTCGCGGTCGGCATCCTCAACAACGTGCTCGGCGGCGGCATGTCCTCGCGCCTCTTCCAGGAGATCCGGGAGAAGCGGGGCCTGGCATATTCGGTCTACTCCTACACCGCGCAGTACGCCGAGACCGGCACGTTCGGCGTCTACGCCGGGTGCGCGCCGGGCAAGGTCGCCGAGGTGCTCTCGATCGTCCGTGCCGAGCTCGACACGGCGGCGCGGGGCGGGATCACCGCTGATGAGCTGCGCCGGGGCAAGGGCATGCTGAAGGGCTCGCTCGTGCTCGGGCTGGAGGACACCGGCTCGCGGATGACGAGGCTCGGCAAGGGCGAACTGCTCTTCGGCGACGTGCTCTCGGTCGACGACCTGCTCGCGCGGATCGACTCGGTCACCCTGGACGAGGTGGCCGAGATCGCGGTGGAGATGCTCACCGCGCCGATGTCGCTCGCGGTGGTCGGCGCGTTCCCGTCGGACACGGTTTTCTAG